A single genomic interval of Adhaeribacter pallidiroseus harbors:
- a CDS encoding vanadium-dependent haloperoxidase, with protein sequence MKQFLNFLVTLLVVVSCTPKKSEVQFSSQQISQVLAQMTDIMVHDVTNPPLASRFFSYACLAGYEVVAQNNSTSKSMHGILNKYPQIEKPAVSGYAYQLSTLLAMMETAKKMQPSGPLLEKYEQQFLDSCRREGISDEVITASLTYAQAISKNILAYAKADKYNRISNYPRYTPTNQEGTWYPTPPGYFAPVEPYFNTVRAFTLDTCIQFKPAPPVAFSKEKSSGFYQLMQESYQEGVRLPKEHQAIAAFWDCNPFALQDNGHMLVGMKKISPGAHWLGITGIACQQAKVSFAEAMQINTLVSISLMDGFIACWDEKFRSNRIRPETAIRKYLDPRWKPLLQTPPFPEYLSGHSTISSAAAVVLTHYLGDNFKYTDTVEVRFGLPARQFKSFQQAAEEAGISRFYGGIHFRDAIDNGRKQGLQVGAWVVNKVKSKTNGPALAEVQ encoded by the coding sequence ATGAAGCAATTTTTAAATTTTTTGGTCACGCTGCTGGTAGTTGTTAGCTGTACGCCCAAAAAATCAGAAGTTCAGTTCAGTAGTCAGCAGATCAGTCAGGTATTGGCCCAAATGACGGATATAATGGTGCACGATGTCACCAATCCGCCGCTGGCTTCCCGTTTTTTTTCTTATGCCTGTTTAGCGGGGTACGAAGTGGTAGCCCAAAATAATTCCACGAGTAAAAGCATGCACGGTATTTTAAATAAATATCCCCAAATTGAGAAGCCAGCTGTTTCGGGTTATGCTTACCAATTAAGTACTTTGCTGGCTATGATGGAAACAGCTAAAAAAATGCAGCCTTCGGGTCCCTTACTGGAAAAGTATGAACAGCAATTTTTAGATTCCTGCCGCCGCGAAGGTATTTCGGACGAAGTAATTACGGCTTCCTTAACCTACGCCCAAGCCATTAGTAAAAACATACTGGCCTACGCCAAAGCCGATAAGTACAACCGCATCAGTAATTATCCGCGTTATACCCCCACCAACCAGGAAGGCACCTGGTACCCGACCCCGCCCGGCTATTTTGCCCCGGTAGAACCGTATTTTAATACCGTGCGCGCCTTTACCCTAGATACCTGCATACAGTTTAAACCGGCACCTCCCGTGGCTTTCTCCAAAGAAAAATCTTCCGGGTTTTACCAACTCATGCAGGAGAGTTACCAGGAAGGCGTGCGCTTACCAAAAGAACATCAGGCAATTGCCGCTTTCTGGGATTGTAATCCGTTTGCCTTACAGGATAACGGGCACATGCTGGTAGGGATGAAAAAAATATCGCCGGGGGCGCACTGGTTGGGCATTACGGGTATTGCGTGTCAGCAAGCCAAAGTTTCTTTTGCCGAAGCCATGCAAATAAATACGCTGGTTTCCATTTCGTTGATGGATGGCTTTATTGCGTGCTGGGACGAGAAATTTCGCAGCAACCGCATTCGGCCGGAAACCGCAATTCGCAAATACCTGGATCCACGGTGGAAACCGCTGCTGCAAACGCCGCCTTTCCCGGAGTATTTAAGCGGTCACTCTACTATTTCGTCGGCGGCGGCTGTGGTGCTCACGCATTATTTGGGCGATAATTTTAAGTACACCGATACTGTGGAAGTACGTTTTGGTTTGCCGGCCCGCCAGTTTAAATCCTTTCAGCAAGCGGCCGAAGAAGCGGGTATTTCGCGTTTTTACGGTGGCATCCATTTCCGCGACGCCATTGATAATGGCCGGAAACAAGGTTTGCAGGTAGGCGCGTGGGTGGTAAATAAAGTAAAATCCAAAACAAATGGGCCGGCTCTGGCTGAAGTACAATAA
- a CDS encoding glycoside hydrolase family 43 protein, which translates to MAVFYNPQNLARLFIFTLFIAFPVVTHAQAPGKNEVLLFAYFKGNGDGLHLAASTDGLHWETLKNDSIFLKPQVSQDKLLRDPCIVKGPDNLYHLVWTVSWNAKGIGYANSPDLIHWSAQQYIPVMEHEAGARNSWAPEITYDPKQKSYLIYWATTITGLYPETQSKEENGYNHRMYYTTTPDFKKFSPTKLLYEPGFNVIDATIVPDKNRYLLFLKDETREPPQKNLRIAESQNLTGPYSVAGPPITGKYWAEGPTALKMGNNWIVYFDKYTEGKMGAVTSPDLKNWTDISEKIHFPAGVRHGTVFKISRQEYEKLKKI; encoded by the coding sequence ATGGCCGTCTTCTATAATCCTCAAAACCTAGCCCGGTTATTTATTTTTACTTTGTTTATAGCCTTTCCCGTGGTAACCCACGCGCAGGCACCAGGTAAAAACGAGGTGCTGCTTTTTGCTTATTTTAAAGGCAACGGTGACGGCTTGCACCTGGCCGCCAGTACCGACGGCTTACATTGGGAAACGTTAAAAAATGACAGTATATTTTTAAAACCGCAGGTTAGCCAAGATAAACTCCTGCGCGACCCCTGCATTGTAAAAGGACCGGATAACTTGTACCACCTGGTCTGGACGGTAAGCTGGAATGCCAAAGGAATCGGTTATGCTAATTCCCCGGATCTGATTCATTGGTCGGCGCAGCAGTATATTCCGGTAATGGAGCACGAAGCCGGCGCCCGCAACAGCTGGGCCCCCGAAATAACTTACGATCCAAAGCAGAAGAGCTATCTTATTTACTGGGCCACTACCATTACGGGCTTGTATCCGGAAACGCAATCGAAAGAAGAAAACGGTTATAACCACCGGATGTATTACACCACCACCCCGGATTTTAAAAAATTTAGCCCCACTAAATTGTTATACGAGCCCGGCTTTAACGTAATCGATGCCACCATAGTACCGGATAAAAACCGCTACCTGCTGTTTTTGAAAGATGAAACCCGGGAACCGCCCCAAAAAAATCTCCGGATTGCTGAAAGCCAAAACTTGACCGGCCCTTATAGTGTGGCCGGACCACCCATTACCGGTAAATATTGGGCCGAAGGTCCCACCGCACTAAAAATGGGCAACAACTGGATTGTTTACTTTGATAAATACACCGAAGGAAAAATGGGCGCCGTTACTTCGCCGGATTTAAAAAACTGGACCGATATTTCTGAAAAAATCCATTTTCCGGCTGGCGTACGCCATGGTACGGTGTTCAAAATTTCCCGCCAGGAATACGAAAAATTAAAAAAAATCTGA
- a CDS encoding GEVED domain-containing protein: MKVLYPFLCLLSCLLSSLTLLAQTQKNIYLGSVANVTAAYRANFRATQTAAQTSKINYAIPGQKVLQLTVRKVSRLANEEVFTGSVGTGKNNPFFLKVSQNKAFGYVVLKDQKKAYQYTSTPTGEAYLQEIDIDKAICFDYKRFNSKTAPAPRQTSALTAAIPELQSLPGAQAVVYLDFDGGKETHKYWNDSVTIDAKPANLSQSEIVAVWKKISEDFRPFALNITTSPTVYKNAPAKRRMRVIFTPTDTVYPGVGGVAWPTSFTWGDDTPCWVFNSGIITAGEAGSHEIGHTLGLSHDGRILADERVEEYYDGGQFGNWAPIMGIGYYKNQVQWSKGEYPQANNQEDDLKIITSRNGFTYRTDDHGNSSSNARPLVASSTGIVLAEKNKGMITTQADQDVFSFTLSNSGSINLQVKPPSEYINADTIFTNLDLLLTLKNSAGTTVVTAPYNYKIQMASLTPLLPAGTYYLFVAGVKGEQGAQSDYSSLGEYTISGNLSATYCLPVVTGDCSSDYINDFKFNSLVNSNSGCNGQKNAYNVYAPTGTLTTQVNRGQTYNISLKAGPENPEGFGVWIDYNNDNDFNDADEFVYQSPSAIVNETYTGKVTIPKNAVLGQRRLRVRARYYERVTSTDFCSEFDYGETEDYTITIANPSTASQWDVRYGGSGSEGLAETIKTTDGGYLLAGYSGSGVSGDKSQASRGSNDYWVLKTDALGNKIWDQRYGGTGQDYLNRVIQTQDGGYLLAGSSESGLSRDKSQSSRGNRDYWIVKISGSGAKQWDKRYGGSGYDELKKVMQLSTGEYLLGGYSDSPAGGDKSQDSQGGLDYWLVKINSAGGKIWDQRYGGNMADSLENFILTSDNGFLLGGASLSGQSGDKSQASQGGEDFWLVRTDKDGKKLWDKRYGGSRADHLYSISSLPNAEFLIAGCSVSGNDGDKSQSSQGGKDFWLLKLNNNGAKIWDKRLGGTGDDELRSVVRTSDGGFLLTGKSASGATGDKSQNNQGGTDYWVVKTTADGTKQWDKRFGGSGAEELRNVLITSDNDYLLCGRSDSGISGDKTQSSRGSSDFWLIKINANIPSGSSIARASEVSPSAIARLGNPEQAWNTGLIAYPNPFTDQITVRFALEQTEPIVVQLYNSLGQLVTTLYQGEARAMEPYTHTWQPAQKATAGMYFIRLTTPTKTYQQKVLLQR, from the coding sequence ATGAAAGTTCTTTACCCTTTTTTATGTTTGTTAAGCTGTCTGCTGAGCAGTTTAACCCTCCTGGCCCAAACGCAAAAGAACATTTATTTAGGTTCGGTTGCTAACGTAACAGCCGCCTACAGAGCCAATTTTAGAGCTACCCAAACCGCCGCTCAAACCAGTAAAATCAATTATGCTATTCCGGGGCAAAAAGTCCTGCAACTAACGGTACGTAAAGTATCCAGGTTAGCTAATGAGGAAGTGTTTACCGGATCTGTTGGTACTGGTAAAAACAACCCTTTCTTTCTGAAAGTGAGTCAGAATAAAGCATTCGGGTATGTTGTTTTAAAAGATCAAAAAAAAGCTTACCAGTATACTTCTACCCCTACCGGTGAGGCTTATTTGCAAGAGATAGATATCGATAAAGCTATTTGCTTTGATTACAAACGCTTTAACAGTAAAACTGCCCCAGCACCTCGCCAAACTTCGGCACTTACGGCTGCTATTCCGGAGCTGCAAAGTTTACCCGGTGCCCAGGCGGTAGTATACCTCGATTTTGATGGCGGAAAAGAAACCCATAAATATTGGAACGATAGTGTAACCATTGATGCCAAGCCCGCCAACTTATCGCAATCCGAAATAGTAGCGGTTTGGAAGAAAATAAGTGAGGATTTCCGACCATTTGCTCTAAATATTACCACTAGCCCGACCGTTTATAAAAATGCGCCGGCTAAACGCCGTATGCGGGTAATATTTACGCCTACCGATACTGTTTATCCGGGGGTAGGTGGCGTAGCGTGGCCCACTTCTTTTACCTGGGGCGACGATACCCCTTGCTGGGTATTTAATAGCGGCATTATAACAGCTGGCGAAGCGGGTTCCCACGAAATTGGGCATACTTTGGGCTTAAGCCACGACGGCAGAATCTTAGCGGATGAAAGAGTTGAAGAATATTATGATGGTGGACAGTTTGGTAATTGGGCGCCTATTATGGGAATAGGTTATTACAAAAATCAGGTGCAATGGAGCAAAGGCGAATACCCGCAAGCGAATAATCAAGAAGATGATTTAAAGATTATTACATCCCGGAACGGCTTTACTTACCGTACCGATGATCATGGTAACTCCAGCAGTAATGCCCGGCCACTCGTGGCTTCCAGTACCGGAATAGTGTTAGCGGAGAAGAATAAAGGAATGATTACCACGCAAGCCGACCAGGATGTTTTTTCTTTTACGTTGAGTAATAGTGGTTCTATTAATCTGCAAGTAAAACCACCCTCAGAATATATTAACGCAGATACTATATTCACTAACTTAGATCTTTTACTCACTCTTAAAAACAGCGCCGGTACCACGGTGGTTACGGCTCCTTACAATTACAAAATCCAGATGGCTTCCTTAACGCCCTTACTACCGGCGGGTACGTATTATTTATTTGTGGCGGGAGTAAAAGGCGAACAAGGGGCCCAATCAGATTATAGTTCTTTAGGGGAATACACTATTTCGGGTAATCTATCGGCTACTTATTGTTTGCCGGTAGTTACCGGCGATTGTAGTAGCGATTACATTAATGATTTTAAATTTAACAGTTTAGTAAACAGCAATTCGGGCTGTAACGGGCAGAAAAATGCTTACAACGTTTATGCACCAACGGGTACTTTAACTACGCAGGTAAATCGAGGTCAGACTTATAATATTAGTTTAAAGGCTGGACCGGAAAACCCCGAAGGGTTTGGCGTTTGGATTGATTATAACAACGATAATGATTTTAATGATGCCGATGAATTTGTTTACCAATCCCCTTCAGCCATAGTAAACGAAACTTATACGGGCAAAGTCACTATTCCCAAGAATGCCGTACTGGGGCAACGGCGGTTGCGGGTGCGGGCGCGTTATTATGAGCGGGTTACTAGCACTGATTTTTGCTCCGAATTTGACTATGGCGAAACAGAGGATTATACCATTACAATCGCTAATCCGTCTACAGCTTCGCAATGGGATGTACGCTACGGGGGTTCCGGGTCAGAGGGGTTAGCCGAAACCATTAAAACCACCGATGGCGGCTATCTTTTAGCGGGTTATTCGGGCTCCGGCGTAAGTGGGGATAAAAGCCAGGCCAGTAGGGGCAGTAATGATTACTGGGTACTAAAGACAGACGCATTAGGTAATAAAATCTGGGATCAGCGGTACGGTGGTACCGGGCAGGATTATTTAAACCGGGTTATTCAAACGCAAGATGGCGGTTATCTACTGGCTGGTAGTTCTGAATCTGGTTTAAGCCGTGACAAAAGCCAGAGCAGCCGCGGCAACCGGGATTATTGGATTGTCAAAATTTCGGGTTCGGGTGCCAAGCAATGGGATAAACGTTATGGTGGTTCTGGTTACGATGAACTCAAGAAAGTCATGCAGCTCTCTACCGGCGAATATCTTCTGGGAGGATACAGTGATTCGCCGGCAGGCGGCGATAAAAGCCAGGACAGCCAAGGCGGTCTTGATTATTGGCTGGTAAAAATAAATAGCGCCGGCGGTAAAATCTGGGATCAACGGTACGGTGGCAATATGGCAGACAGCCTGGAAAACTTTATCCTTACCAGTGATAATGGCTTCTTACTAGGAGGTGCTTCCCTGTCGGGGCAAAGCGGTGATAAGAGTCAGGCCAGCCAAGGAGGAGAAGATTTCTGGCTGGTGCGCACCGATAAAGACGGTAAAAAACTTTGGGATAAGCGCTATGGCGGAAGCCGGGCCGATCATTTATACTCCATAAGTAGTTTACCAAACGCCGAATTTTTAATTGCTGGTTGTAGTGTCTCGGGTAACGATGGCGATAAAAGTCAATCTAGCCAGGGCGGGAAAGATTTTTGGTTACTTAAATTGAATAACAACGGGGCTAAAATTTGGGATAAACGCCTGGGTGGTACCGGTGACGATGAGCTCCGTTCGGTTGTTCGCACCTCAGACGGGGGCTTTTTGCTGACTGGTAAATCAGCCTCGGGAGCTACGGGTGATAAAAGCCAGAACAACCAGGGAGGCACGGATTACTGGGTAGTGAAAACAACCGCCGATGGCACCAAGCAATGGGATAAACGTTTTGGTGGCAGTGGGGCAGAAGAGCTTCGTAATGTGCTTATTACCTCGGATAATGATTATTTACTATGCGGGCGTTCGGATTCGGGTATAAGCGGTGATAAAACGCAAAGTAGCCGGGGCAGCAGCGACTTCTGGTTAATTAAAATAAATGCTAACATACCCAGTGGCAGCAGTATCGCCCGCGCGAGTGAGGTTTCCCCTTCCGCCATTGCGCGTTTGGGTAATCCGGAGCAAGCCTGGAACACTGGTTTAATAGCTTACCCAAATCCTTTTACCGACCAGATAACGGTACGCTTTGCTTTAGAACAAACCGAGCCGATTGTTGTGCAATTATATAATAGTTTAGGACAATTGGTAACTACGCTTTACCAGGGCGAAGCCCGGGCTATGGAACCGTATACGCATACCTGGCAACCTGCCCAAAAAGCAACCGCCGGCATGTATTTTATACGCCTGACCACTCCAACCAAAACCTACCAACAAAAAGTATTGTTGCAACGTTAA